A stretch of the Coprobacillus cateniformis genome encodes the following:
- a CDS encoding DUF3298 and DUF4163 domain-containing protein, producing the protein MNSNQKNIKHICYCLIIVFALIIMNLSTIYATELTPKIELLKQYHFESVETSSSVTIPHIIGLDNPQIEEEINQLITQSIQQYLNQFKESNNTYTNINDPLIKKWIVDINYQVYFIDSSLASFSINATQIKASSYLQKTFFNIDLKTARQLTVEDFLGKKYSQIIQTEIQKQIKENKKNLEYSYFDDVIQNLNIQKEQPFYINQQNQVVVVFNEFDIAPGYMGMPEFIIPT; encoded by the coding sequence ATGAATTCAAATCAAAAAAATATCAAGCATATATGTTATTGTCTTATCATTGTATTTGCTTTGATTATTATGAACTTATCAACGATCTACGCAACTGAATTGACACCTAAAATAGAATTACTTAAACAATATCACTTTGAAAGTGTAGAAACGTCTTCATCAGTTACAATCCCCCACATAATAGGTCTCGATAATCCCCAAATAGAAGAAGAAATTAATCAACTCATCACACAATCAATACAACAATATTTAAATCAATTTAAAGAATCTAATAACACTTATACAAATATCAATGATCCATTAATAAAGAAATGGATTGTTGATATAAATTATCAAGTCTATTTTATTGATTCATCCCTTGCTTCTTTTTCTATAAATGCTACTCAAATCAAGGCATCTTCTTATCTTCAAAAAACTTTTTTTAATATAGACTTAAAAACTGCTAGGCAATTAACAGTTGAAGACTTCTTAGGTAAAAAATATAGCCAAATAATTCAAACAGAAATCCAGAAACAAATAAAAGAAAACAAGAAAAACTTAGAATACAGCTATTTCGATGATGTTATCCAAAATTTGAATATACAAAAAGAACAACCTTTTTATATCAATCAGCAAAATCAGGTGGTTGTAGTCTTTAATGAATTTGATATTGCTCCTGGATATATGGGAATGCCAGAATTTATTATCCCCACTTAA
- a CDS encoding TraX family protein, protein MKNLTSYHLKIIAMITMVIDHSCKIFSLLLIQFLGFLENQNVVYCTYYFIEGIGRISFILFAFMIAEGCRHTHDIQKYVGRLLLFALISEFPFQWMISIITGTSFAFSLTMTNIFFTLALGAIAIAGYQFFLQKALKKWIPLILCSLVSLLIQCDYHIFGVITIFICYYFQDNKKRSLYLTILMVIQYLIYDPIVYGIGLTFFGFDPSYLIYFGYTCVSLFIIKHYNGKRGKHIKYFSYAFYPLHLLILCFLYYYL, encoded by the coding sequence ATGAAGAATTTGACAAGTTATCATCTGAAAATAATTGCAATGATAACTATGGTAATAGATCATTCCTGTAAAATATTTTCACTTTTACTCATTCAATTTTTAGGATTTTTAGAGAATCAAAATGTTGTATATTGCACATATTATTTTATTGAGGGTATTGGCAGAATATCCTTTATCTTATTTGCTTTTATGATAGCAGAAGGCTGTCGTCATACTCATGACATTCAAAAATATGTAGGAAGATTATTGTTATTTGCTTTGATTTCTGAATTTCCTTTTCAATGGATGATAAGCATTATCACAGGGACATCATTTGCTTTTTCTTTAACTATGACAAATATCTTTTTCACTTTAGCATTAGGCGCAATTGCTATTGCTGGCTACCAATTCTTTTTACAAAAGGCTTTAAAGAAATGGATTCCTTTGATATTGTGTAGTCTTGTATCTTTGCTTATTCAATGTGATTATCATATTTTTGGAGTCATTACTATTTTTATCTGTTACTATTTTCAAGATAATAAAAAAAGAAGTTTATATTTAACAATACTTATGGTTATTCAATATTTAATTTATGATCCAATCGTTTATGGTATTGGTTTAACATTTTTTGGATTTGACCCAAGTTATCTTATCTATTTTGGTTATACCTGTGTTTCTTTATTCATAATTAAGCATTATAATGGAAAGCGTGGTAAACATATTAAATATTTTTCTTATGCATTCTACCCACTTCATTTACTCATATTATGTTTTCTCTATTATTATTTATAG
- a CDS encoding Cof-type HAD-IIB family hydrolase, whose translation MMKAIFFDIDGTLVSFKTHKIPETTFQTLYQLKDKGYKLFIATGRGIDGLHVLNDFPFDGYITLNGQYCYTDEQLIYENTIQKEDLQALLDYLKIHPFPCGFTEEHTKYFNLRDERVDEIHRITLNDDHPAGDCQDVVNHKVYQCMCFVDNDEEKELMKVMPHCISARWHPLFCDVSPIGGTKQNGIDKFLEHYHIDLSETMAFGDGGNDIQMLNHVAVAIAMGNANDEVKAIADYVTDDVDNDGITKALRHFGLLSK comes from the coding sequence ATGATGAAAGCAATATTTTTTGATATTGATGGAACATTAGTGAGTTTTAAGACTCATAAGATTCCAGAAACAACATTTCAAACTTTATACCAATTAAAGGATAAGGGATATAAACTTTTTATTGCAACTGGAAGAGGTATTGATGGATTACATGTCTTAAATGACTTTCCTTTTGATGGATACATTACTTTAAATGGTCAATATTGTTATACTGATGAGCAATTAATTTATGAAAATACAATTCAAAAAGAAGATTTACAAGCACTTCTTGATTATTTAAAGATTCACCCTTTCCCATGTGGGTTCACTGAAGAACATACAAAATACTTTAATTTAAGAGATGAAAGAGTTGATGAAATTCATCGCATTACATTAAACGACGATCATCCAGCTGGTGATTGTCAAGATGTTGTTAATCACAAAGTTTATCAATGTATGTGTTTTGTTGATAATGACGAAGAAAAAGAACTTATGAAAGTAATGCCCCATTGCATTTCAGCAAGATGGCATCCTTTATTTTGTGATGTTTCACCAATAGGAGGAACAAAGCAAAATGGAATTGATAAATTCTTAGAACATTATCATATTGATTTATCTGAAACAATGGCTTTTGGTGATGGTGGCAATGATATCCAAATGTTAAATCATGTTGCTGTTGCAATAGCTATGGGAAATGCTAATGACGAAGTCAAAGCCATTGCTGATTATGTCACTGACGACGTAGATAATGATGGTATTACGAAAGCATTACGCCATTTTGGGCTTCTTAGTAAATGA
- a CDS encoding AEC family transporter, whose translation MLEVLIKSLTFILIIVIAYSLKQIKVLKKEDANVLATIIMNITLPCALLTSANGIELNGVIIILIVIGILTNVIMIMIGYFATQHEDNCLKASFMINTSGYNIGNFVLPFVQSFFPGLGVVYLCSFDIGNALMGLGITYAAADHVASGENHFSLKELLKKLFSSIPFDVYVLIFILAIFKLQIPTPILSIADTIGAGNSFLAMLMIGLLLEIRISPREVKNVIKVLYLRIIGTIMISLITYFIFPLPLLAKQILIMAYCAPLSTVSAVFTKKVGYVGDMSATANSLSIILGVVCMTVLLVLFI comes from the coding sequence ATGTTAGAGGTTTTGATTAAATCATTGACTTTTATATTGATTATCGTTATTGCATATAGTTTAAAACAAATTAAAGTTCTAAAAAAAGAAGATGCTAATGTTTTAGCGACGATTATTATGAATATTACATTGCCATGTGCACTTTTAACAAGTGCTAATGGGATTGAATTAAATGGAGTTATTATTATTTTGATTGTTATAGGGATACTCACAAATGTTATCATGATTATGATTGGATATTTCGCTACACAACATGAAGATAATTGCTTAAAAGCTTCTTTTATGATCAATACATCAGGATATAATATTGGGAATTTTGTCTTGCCATTTGTACAAAGTTTTTTTCCTGGTTTAGGAGTTGTTTATTTATGTTCGTTTGATATCGGTAATGCACTTATGGGACTAGGAATAACATATGCAGCAGCAGATCATGTTGCAAGTGGTGAAAATCATTTTTCTTTAAAAGAATTACTCAAAAAGCTCTTTTCATCTATTCCGTTTGATGTTTATGTTTTGATATTTATACTTGCCATTTTTAAACTTCAAATTCCTACACCTATTCTCTCAATTGCTGATACAATTGGTGCAGGAAATAGTTTTTTAGCTATGCTTATGATTGGCTTACTATTAGAAATAAGAATATCACCTCGTGAAGTTAAAAATGTTATAAAAGTCCTGTATCTAAGAATTATAGGAACAATTATGATTTCACTCATTACATACTTTATATTCCCATTACCACTTTTAGCTAAGCAGATTTTAATAATGGCTTATTGTGCTCCGTTATCCACTGTTTCTGCAGTTTTCACAAAAAAGGTTGGCTACGTTGGAGATATGTCTGCAACAGCAAATTCTCTAAGTATTATTCTAGGAGTTGTTTGTATGACAGTGTTACTGGTTTTATTTATTTGA
- the recG gene encoding ATP-dependent DNA helicase RecG, whose protein sequence is MSDIRLLKITEKRLDILKLMNIESLEDLINHYPYRYDVIEETYPTQEDDKIIIEGTLISPVKIFFRGRMSRMSFSVEDRYQNVYQVTIFNRHFLRQYLKQMTIITIIGKCQKDKITASDIKIKPISEIQGVHPVYSLKEGLTQKSFQQYVKKALNLLKGNIESFVPEEYIIKHQLIHKESALWNIHFPQSQEDIKQALKYLKYEEFLKFQLTMQTIKQQRTLEVGIAKRFDVQKFQSFILSLPYQLTQDQQTSVKEIVSDLQSPRMMYRFLQGDVGSGKTVVSSVALYANYLAGYQGALMAPTEILASQHYQTLLSFFKDTDVKIALLTGSLTNKEKERIYEQIQNGDIDMIVGTHALFQKKVEYHRLGFVITDEQHRFGVEQRKALKNKGSQVDFLIMSATPIPRTLAISMYGDMDVSTMKTMPKGRIPVVTKYIKSSSMKPILKDLKEYLASGGQCYVICPLVEDSEVLDAKSASQIAEAMQQYFRGTYQVGLLHGQMKDDEKDRIMQDFQKQKIHILVSTTVVEVGVDVKNANMMVIYNAERFGMSQLHQLRGRVGRGHQQAYCFFMSSSTSKEAIERLKYMEKSHDGFEISMYDLQIRGPGEVLGNRQSGLPTFLVADVFKDFPILNVAREDAMRIVEGYEKRNEYYHLMSTIQEKLKENNEYVD, encoded by the coding sequence ATGAGTGATATTCGTTTGTTAAAAATAACAGAAAAAAGATTGGATATATTGAAACTTATGAACATTGAGAGTTTAGAGGATTTGATTAATCATTATCCTTATCGATATGATGTTATTGAAGAAACATATCCCACACAAGAAGATGATAAAATCATTATTGAAGGGACATTGATTTCACCTGTTAAAATCTTTTTTAGAGGAAGAATGTCAAGAATGTCTTTTTCAGTGGAGGATCGTTATCAAAATGTTTATCAGGTTACTATTTTTAATCGCCATTTTTTAAGACAGTATTTAAAACAAATGACAATAATAACAATTATAGGAAAATGTCAAAAAGATAAAATCACTGCTAGTGATATCAAGATTAAACCTATAAGTGAGATTCAGGGAGTTCATCCTGTCTATTCGCTTAAGGAAGGATTAACGCAAAAATCATTTCAACAATATGTGAAAAAAGCTTTGAACTTATTAAAAGGAAACATAGAATCTTTTGTTCCTGAAGAATATATCATAAAGCATCAACTCATACATAAAGAAAGTGCATTGTGGAATATTCATTTTCCACAATCACAGGAAGATATTAAACAGGCATTGAAATATTTAAAATACGAAGAGTTTTTAAAATTTCAATTAACAATGCAAACAATAAAACAGCAAAGAACTTTAGAAGTAGGAATTGCCAAGAGATTTGATGTACAAAAGTTCCAATCATTTATATTATCCCTACCATATCAATTAACACAAGATCAACAGACATCAGTCAAGGAAATTGTTTCGGACTTACAGAGTCCAAGGATGATGTATCGATTTCTACAGGGAGATGTTGGAAGTGGGAAAACAGTTGTCAGCAGTGTTGCTTTATATGCAAATTATTTGGCAGGCTATCAAGGTGCGTTAATGGCTCCGACAGAAATTTTAGCTTCTCAGCATTATCAGACTTTATTATCTTTTTTTAAGGATACAGATGTTAAAATTGCTTTATTAACAGGTTCATTAACAAATAAAGAAAAAGAGCGTATCTATGAACAAATTCAAAATGGAGATATAGATATGATTGTTGGTACACATGCCTTATTTCAAAAGAAAGTGGAATATCATCGTTTGGGATTTGTTATCACTGATGAGCAGCATCGTTTTGGTGTTGAACAAAGAAAAGCATTGAAAAACAAGGGGAGTCAAGTTGATTTCTTAATTATGAGTGCGACACCGATTCCACGTACACTAGCAATTTCGATGTATGGTGATATGGATGTCTCAACAATGAAAACAATGCCTAAAGGGCGTATTCCAGTTGTTACAAAATATATAAAATCATCTTCTATGAAACCCATTCTTAAAGATTTAAAAGAATATCTTGCGAGTGGAGGACAATGCTATGTGATTTGTCCGCTGGTTGAAGATAGTGAGGTTCTGGATGCAAAAAGCGCTTCTCAAATTGCTGAAGCCATGCAACAGTATTTTCGTGGGACATATCAAGTGGGCTTGTTACATGGTCAGATGAAAGATGATGAAAAAGACAGAATTATGCAAGACTTTCAAAAACAAAAAATCCATATACTGGTTTCAACAACTGTTGTAGAAGTTGGGGTGGATGTGAAAAATGCCAACATGATGGTTATTTATAATGCTGAACGTTTTGGGATGAGTCAGCTTCATCAGTTGCGTGGGCGTGTTGGCCGAGGTCATCAACAAGCTTATTGTTTTTTTATGAGTTCTTCGACATCAAAAGAAGCAATAGAACGTTTGAAATATATGGAGAAAAGTCATGATGGGTTTGAAATTTCGATGTATGACTTACAGATTAGAGGACCTGGTGAGGTCTTAGGAAATCGTCAAAGTGGTTTGCCAACTTTCCTGGTGGCAGATGTCTTTAAGGATTTTCCTATTTTGAATGTTGCTAGAGAAGATGCTATGAGGATTGTTGAAGGCTATGAAAAAAGAAATGAATATTATCATTTGATGAGTACAATTCAAGAGAAATTAAAAGAGAATAATGAATATGTTGATTAA
- the plsX gene encoding phosphate acyltransferase PlsX — protein MYKLSIDAMSGDLGSSIVVEACSAFIKDHADVELHVTGKKEELEKLTHHERIQIVDARDVVPMDAGIMSVRRKKESSMVKAVTLANDGIVDGVVSCGSTGAFYTSAMLFLKRIEGVEKSCLMAMLPTYNKKGVVLLDVGANAENTAEQLKDFAIMGHVYAKNIRGIQKPKVALLNIGSEAKKGDEVHQQTYQLLEEDKMINFVGNIEGRDILLGEVDVIVTDGFSGNIALKTCEGAASVLMKMVKESMMSSLSGKIGALFAKSSLYSLKDQFDYKSVGGALMVGFEKAVVKAHGASDSKAFYNAMELAYQMVKMDVVTQMKEGLKVS, from the coding sequence ATGTATAAATTATCAATAGATGCAATGAGTGGAGATTTAGGGAGTAGCATTGTTGTCGAAGCATGCTCTGCTTTTATTAAGGATCATGCTGATGTAGAACTTCATGTAACTGGAAAAAAAGAAGAATTAGAAAAGTTAACTCATCATGAACGTATTCAAATTGTTGATGCAAGAGATGTCGTGCCAATGGACGCTGGTATTATGTCTGTTCGCCGTAAAAAAGAATCAAGTATGGTTAAAGCTGTAACGTTGGCAAATGATGGTATTGTTGATGGCGTTGTTTCATGTGGTTCAACAGGGGCTTTTTATACAAGTGCTATGTTGTTTTTAAAACGTATTGAAGGTGTAGAAAAATCTTGTTTAATGGCAATGCTTCCGACCTATAATAAAAAGGGAGTAGTACTTTTAGATGTGGGTGCAAATGCAGAAAACACTGCTGAACAGTTGAAAGATTTTGCAATTATGGGACATGTTTATGCGAAAAATATAAGAGGAATTCAAAAACCTAAAGTTGCTTTGCTAAATATTGGTTCAGAGGCTAAAAAAGGTGATGAAGTTCATCAACAAACTTATCAATTGTTAGAGGAAGATAAAATGATTAATTTTGTTGGTAATATTGAAGGTAGAGATATCTTGTTAGGTGAAGTTGATGTGATTGTGACGGATGGATTTAGTGGTAATATTGCTTTGAAAACATGTGAGGGAGCTGCTTCTGTATTGATGAAGATGGTCAAAGAAAGTATGATGTCTTCATTATCAGGAAAGATTGGGGCACTTTTTGCAAAGTCATCACTTTATTCGTTGAAAGATCAATTTGATTATAAATCAGTTGGTGGTGCTTTAATGGTTGGTTTTGAAAAGGCGGTTGTGAAAGCCCATGGTGCTAGTGATTCTAAAGCCTTCTATAATGCAATGGAATTGGCTTATCAAATGGTAAAAATGGATGTTGTAACACAAATGAAAGAAGGATTGAAGGTTTCATGA
- the rnc gene encoding ribonuclease III: MKILDFLQAENIPFQKLSLYKEAFTHASYANEAHHYNKDYERLEFMGDAVLQLYVSDFLFHLFPDVPEGTLTTLRSKLVREESLARFSKELGLGELLFLGVGEEKSGGRERESVLANIFESFIGALYLDCGKDEVIKILEQTIFQHVNDLDYDDITDYKTTLQELIQADQRKTVTYELLETSGPSNAPEFKVAVIMDEMRLGVGKGTSKKRAEQQAAKDALNKLATSDYLKK; encoded by the coding sequence ATGAAAATATTAGATTTTTTACAGGCAGAAAATATTCCTTTCCAAAAATTATCTTTATACAAAGAAGCATTTACTCATGCTTCATATGCAAATGAAGCACATCATTATAATAAAGATTATGAAAGGTTAGAATTTATGGGAGATGCAGTTTTACAATTGTATGTTTCAGATTTTCTTTTTCACCTATTTCCAGATGTTCCAGAAGGAACATTGACAACTTTACGTAGTAAGTTAGTTCGTGAGGAATCATTAGCAAGATTCTCTAAAGAACTAGGGTTAGGAGAATTGTTGTTTTTAGGTGTTGGTGAAGAAAAAAGTGGTGGTAGAGAAAGAGAAAGCGTTTTGGCAAATATCTTTGAATCATTTATTGGTGCACTTTATCTGGATTGTGGCAAAGATGAGGTCATTAAGATTTTAGAACAAACAATATTCCAACATGTCAATGATTTGGATTATGATGATATTACTGATTACAAAACAACATTACAAGAATTAATACAAGCGGATCAACGAAAGACAGTGACTTATGAATTGCTGGAAACGTCTGGACCATCAAATGCGCCAGAATTTAAAGTTGCAGTTATTATGGATGAAATGCGTTTGGGAGTTGGGAAAGGAACAAGCAAAAAGCGTGCTGAACAACAAGCGGCTAAAGATGCATTGAATAAATTAGCAACAAGTGATTATTTAAAAAAATAG
- a CDS encoding LysM peptidoglycan-binding domain-containing protein: protein MYNPYMYEDERVTYPRVGEIILYTVNKGDNVYRLAKTFNSEVPWIRCMNNLNEDMLIHPNQQLMIPIVYQKVNPLPQPYQRQSYDLYF from the coding sequence ATGTACAATCCATATATGTATGAAGATGAAAGAGTCACATATCCAAGAGTTGGAGAAATTATTTTATATACAGTGAATAAAGGCGATAATGTTTATAGACTTGCAAAAACATTTAATAGTGAAGTGCCTTGGATAAGATGTATGAATAATTTAAATGAAGATATGCTTATTCATCCAAATCAACAATTAATGATTCCTATTGTTTATCAAAAAGTGAATCCATTGCCTCAGCCATATCAAAGACAAAGCTATGATTTATATTTTTAA
- a CDS encoding FMN-binding protein, whose translation MKKLMLFAMAILLCGCSGNTKKEETKKTVYKDGTYTTTATGYGGEFQVETTIKNDKVVDIVVKEHNETPSIGGVAMEQMIEKMKTENKYDVDTISGATKTSQALKDAVKNAYEKAKNTTE comes from the coding sequence ATGAAAAAGTTGATGTTATTTGCTATGGCAATCTTATTATGTGGTTGTTCAGGCAATACAAAAAAAGAAGAGACCAAAAAGACTGTCTATAAAGATGGAACTTATACAACAACTGCTACAGGTTATGGTGGAGAATTTCAAGTGGAAACAACAATTAAAAATGATAAAGTTGTTGATATTGTTGTAAAGGAGCATAATGAGACACCTTCTATTGGTGGTGTTGCAATGGAACAAATGATTGAAAAAATGAAAACTGAGAATAAGTATGATGTTGATACAATCTCAGGTGCAACAAAAACTTCACAAGCATTAAAAGATGCTGTCAAAAATGCATATGAAAAAGCAAAGAATACGACAGAATAA
- a CDS encoding nicotinate phosphoribosyltransferase, which translates to MEKVNVSSERNITLIMDFYELTMSYNYFKLGKGDQIVYFDMFFRKNPDNGGFVIFAGLQQLIEAIKDMRFTEGDIEYLRSLNIFDEAFFEYLRNFKFTGTLYSVPEGTPVFPYEPLITVKAKLIEAQLIETFLLVTINHQSLIATKAHRVCQEAKGRPVMEFGARRAQGYDAAHYGARAAYIGGVAGTATTSAGKAFGVPVLGTMAHSFVQSFDNEYEAFKAYAQVYPDACVLLVDTYDTLKSGVPNAIKVAEEVLAPMGKKLAGIRLDSGDIAYLTKKARMMLDVAGLHDCKITVSNSLDEYLIRSVLEQGAQIDSFGVGENMIVSKSSPVFGGVYKLAAVEKDGVIIPKIKISENTEKITNPGYKKVYRLIEKENNKAIADIIAFHDEVLDEQKDITIYHQSDAWKNKKLYAGTYEIKPLQTIVFDKGQCVYPEYSLEDIRQYSIKQKELLWDEAFRLEYPHIYYVDLTKKLLDYKLKMLADGRENE; encoded by the coding sequence ATGGAAAAAGTTAACGTTAGTAGTGAAAGAAATATTACTTTAATTATGGATTTTTATGAATTAACGATGTCATATAATTATTTTAAATTAGGCAAAGGGGATCAGATTGTCTATTTTGATATGTTTTTTAGAAAGAATCCAGATAATGGAGGCTTTGTTATCTTTGCTGGTTTGCAGCAACTGATTGAGGCTATCAAAGATATGCGTTTTACAGAAGGGGATATTGAATATTTAAGAAGTTTAAATATTTTTGATGAAGCATTTTTTGAATATTTAAGAAATTTTAAATTTACAGGAACACTTTATTCAGTCCCAGAAGGAACACCAGTTTTTCCTTATGAGCCACTGATTACTGTTAAAGCAAAGTTGATTGAGGCACAGTTGATTGAAACTTTTTTGTTGGTGACAATTAATCATCAATCTTTAATTGCAACGAAAGCACATCGTGTTTGTCAGGAAGCGAAAGGGCGCCCTGTGATGGAATTTGGTGCCAGACGTGCACAAGGTTATGATGCTGCACATTATGGGGCTAGAGCGGCTTATATTGGTGGAGTGGCTGGAACAGCAACGACTTCAGCCGGAAAAGCTTTTGGAGTTCCTGTGCTAGGGACTATGGCACATTCATTTGTTCAATCCTTTGATAATGAATATGAAGCATTTAAGGCTTATGCACAGGTGTATCCAGATGCTTGTGTACTTCTTGTTGATACTTATGATACATTAAAAAGTGGAGTCCCAAATGCAATTAAGGTGGCTGAAGAGGTTTTGGCACCTATGGGTAAAAAATTGGCTGGTATTCGTCTTGATAGTGGAGATATTGCGTATTTAACAAAAAAGGCAAGAATGATGTTGGATGTTGCTGGTTTACATGATTGTAAAATTACTGTTTCCAATTCATTGGATGAATATCTGATTCGCTCTGTTTTAGAACAAGGAGCTCAAATTGATTCATTTGGAGTTGGTGAAAATATGATTGTCTCTAAATCTTCACCAGTCTTTGGTGGGGTTTATAAATTGGCGGCTGTGGAAAAAGATGGTGTCATTATACCTAAAATTAAAATTTCAGAAAATACTGAAAAAATTACAAATCCTGGCTATAAAAAAGTTTATCGATTAATTGAAAAGGAAAACAACAAAGCGATTGCTGATATTATTGCTTTTCATGATGAAGTTTTAGATGAACAGAAAGATATAACAATATATCATCAATCTGATGCATGGAAAAACAAAAAACTTTATGCTGGAACATATGAAATCAAACCTTTGCAGACGATTGTTTTTGATAAAGGACAGTGTGTATATCCAGAATATTCATTAGAAGATATTCGTCAATATTCTATTAAGCAAAAAGAACTGCTTTGGGATGAAGCATTCCGATTAGAATATCCTCATATATATTATGTTGATTTAACTAAAAAATTATTAGATTATAAATTGAAAATGTTAGCTGATGGGAGAGAAAATGAATGA
- a CDS encoding prephenate dehydrogenase codes for MIITVVGLGVIGGSYVQALKGLGHEVYGVDNDTLTLQQAKAEGYIVEGYRDGHNIVAKSDMTIICLYPSLVLDFIASHSFKKGSIVTDVVGIKSYFLEKALTIIDESVEYVSGHPMAGREKKGYAYASKEVFKNANYIVIEHQQNKKEAIEFMCQFVSQLGFKSVKIMSPYAHDEIISFTSQLPHMIAVALMNSDDQKYDTGKYIGDSFRDLTRIANINADLWSELFLNNKDYLLASMERFEEQFDCLKHALKGNDEESLKRMFQESSLRREKLEK; via the coding sequence ATGATTATTACAGTTGTTGGTTTAGGTGTTATTGGTGGAAGTTATGTTCAGGCTCTTAAAGGATTAGGGCATGAGGTATATGGTGTTGATAATGATACATTGACATTACAACAGGCAAAAGCTGAGGGATATATTGTTGAAGGATATAGAGATGGGCATAATATTGTCGCTAAAAGTGATATGACTATTATTTGTTTGTACCCATCTTTGGTATTGGACTTTATTGCAAGTCATAGTTTTAAAAAAGGCAGCATTGTTACAGATGTTGTAGGTATTAAATCATATTTTTTAGAAAAAGCTTTAACAATTATTGATGAGTCAGTAGAATATGTCAGTGGACATCCTATGGCTGGTCGTGAGAAAAAAGGTTATGCTTATGCTAGCAAAGAGGTTTTTAAAAATGCTAACTATATTGTGATTGAACATCAACAAAATAAAAAAGAAGCCATTGAATTTATGTGCCAATTTGTTTCTCAATTGGGATTTAAAAGTGTGAAAATTATGAGCCCTTATGCTCATGATGAAATTATTTCCTTTACTTCACAATTGCCACATATGATTGCTGTTGCTTTGATGAACAGTGATGATCAAAAATATGATACTGGAAAATACATTGGTGATTCCTTTAGGGATTTAACCCGTATAGCAAATATTAACGCTGATTTATGGAGTGAACTTTTTTTGAATAATAAAGATTATCTTCTGGCTTCAATGGAACGCTTTGAAGAACAGTTTGACTGTTTGAAACATGCTCTTAAAGGCAATGATGAGGAAAGTTTGAAAAGAATGTTTCAGGAATCTTCGCTGCGTAGAGAGAAACTTGAGAAATAA
- a CDS encoding helix-turn-helix domain-containing protein — protein MNIGSKIKRLRIANQLTLEELANRSELTKGFLSQVERNLTSPSITTLEDILEALGTTLHDFFSETQEEQIVFKKEDYFVNTQDDYEISYIVPNAQKNDMEPILIEIEKGKSSMEMEPHDGEEFGYVISGKVLLHYGDKTLNVKKGETFYLPGKRTHYLENSGDSKAKVIWVSTPPLF, from the coding sequence ATGAATATTGGTAGTAAGATAAAAAGATTGAGAATTGCCAATCAATTGACCTTAGAAGAATTGGCGAATCGAAGTGAACTGACGAAAGGTTTTTTATCTCAGGTTGAACGAAATTTAACTTCACCTTCAATTACGACCTTGGAAGATATATTAGAGGCATTGGGAACCACCTTACATGATTTTTTCAGTGAAACTCAAGAAGAACAAATTGTTTTTAAGAAAGAAGACTATTTTGTTAATACACAGGATGATTATGAAATTTCTTATATTGTTCCAAATGCTCAAAAGAATGATATGGAACCTATTTTAATTGAGATAGAGAAAGGGAAATCATCAATGGAAATGGAACCACATGATGGTGAGGAATTTGGATATGTGATAAGCGGGAAGGTGCTTTTGCATTATGGTGATAAGACATTAAATGTTAAAAAGGGAGAAACTTTTTATTTGCCAGGAAAAAGAACACACTATCTTGAGAATTCTGGTGATTCTAAAGCAAAAGTGATATGGGTATCAACACCACCACTATTTTAA